A window of Escherichia coli contains these coding sequences:
- a CDS encoding autotransporter outer membrane beta-barrel domain-containing protein, which produces MIKKSIIFTLIVLDSYSIHASVNVDEQNEKITNNINDSLNVGQKNDASVLFDSVSVNIKDYFSIATCGGNSSQCTNKSLKAEANINNSATVGASVTIIGDAAKGDLNINDSSKLYTQQLWVSGNDNDINNNATNDDSNGKLLINNNSKVYVVSSQDQSPFNNDNIRWNNTIVNSNNNINGSNKAVAGDLVLGKTGNGIIEVKDSSELDVSHDLIVSTGVDGAPNTKASTIDIDSKSNVTVNGDMLGGVSASGKLSLTMKTASNMNVMGNVSVGTGNKSDISVAMSDKSVMHVGNNFDIATGASSRAMVTIDNSELSVAGSSSIGGGDGSRTSASLINGATISGSGDIKIAEGNNTHVEMTINNSSLTTKGALSIGSGNNSEVNMTGEGALVTSRGQLLVAKGDGAHATLDYTSSELTTGSAVIASGNNATAELKLKQSSFSSSGAMDIGQGTKTTTALTLSGKSQVNAQGAMSVAKGEETKANVDMSGGSALSAGSLSIGEGKASESTLYGNDATLTTQKEFVVAKGDGARATLDYTSSELTTGSAVIASGNNATAELKLKQSSFSSSGAMDIGQGTKTTTALTLSGKSQVNAQGAMSVAKGEETKANVDMSGGSALSAGSLSIGEGKASESILHGTDVTLTTQKEFVVAKGDGARATLDYTSSELTTGSAVIASGNNATAELKLKQSSFSSSGAMDIGQGTKTTTALTLSGKSQVNAQGAMSVAKGEETKANVDMSGGSALSAGSLSIGEGKASESILHGTDVTLTAQKEFVVAKGDGARATLDYTSSELTTGSAVIASGNNATAELKLKQSSFSSSGAMDIGQGTKTTTALTLSGKSQVNAQGAMSVAKGEETKANVDMSGGSALSAGSLSIGEGKASESILHGTDVTLTAQKEFVVAKGDGARATLDYTSSELTTGSAVIASGNNATADVKLEQSSFTSNGDMTIGQGTGSSATMESNNTLISAQGSYFAAQGNNATASLKYNNTDITVGGAVLGAGKGAKATLDFNNSRLVSSGGVVIGDGQNAVAELSLSDGSVFKGERINIGNGASSQNTITVTGGSVFDFGGSQNSAIGEGESSHSVVTVNNGYLYGDGSLTLAKGKNSSAELNLQDNAVSNANNISLATESGSRAIVNISNANSRQFNPVSMGAGDGYAEVNFDGVNGYTLSTNFICMDSGSCADTVINVNRGTVSLSGTNDWKGQINVYDGTRLDARGNDAVDGILNVSREAQVHFNGYSQHMTGIDNKGMIYLSDGSASSDVFLDKDYVAHDGSGVQFGIFGHKESDVMHVNGDTSGSSGIVVTTNSKNKIKKGGDILLVEVNGDSSGSFYLNSLIKNGKEYKVTGDYIDVGAWEYALNKKRKNWYLSVDMRPEPGAFINNSKSMLDMFALQRYDIPGQHRYPTLFENLYNNGMWIQFNNNSGSNSEVYDNLKTSYSLNTMMIGGDIYNWTDGYNYSQIGVMGGIGSAANKTTSTNNKKANGNVDGYTLGLYHVFQQNISDGLNDSERQGLWTYSSIQYMDYSNSVSSTNNFKADYGVNGFRLTGEVGYLKNIGGIQPSNFYVEPKLYLSHTELSGGVVEDLQGGKITYPNTLTHIEPGVFFSYRKTHESTSNDEAMFKDYIKQSVVDAWFGGGYSFKTGNYSRTNFDSDMVEYKISDSFILKSGVEFEFLKDARLLLSSSYSINNDRNLSFILGGNYYF; this is translated from the coding sequence ATGATAAAAAAAAGTATTATTTTTACATTGATTGTTTTAGATAGTTATTCTATACATGCATCAGTGAACGTTGATGAGCAGAATGAAAAAATTACTAATAATATTAATGATTCGCTGAATGTAGGGCAAAAAAATGATGCGAGTGTTTTATTTGATTCTGTTAGTGTAAATATTAAAGATTATTTTTCCATAGCAACTTGTGGTGGAAACTCAAGTCAATGCACTAACAAATCATTAAAAGCAGAGGCTAATATAAATAATTCAGCAACAGTAGGTGCAAGCGTAACGATTATTGGAGATGCGGCAAAAGGTGATCTAAATATAAACGACTCAAGTAAGTTGTATACACAACAGCTATGGGTTTCAGGAAATGATAATGATATAAATAATAACGCAACCAATGATGACAGCAATGGTAAGTTATTAATAAATAATAACAGTAAAGTTTATGTTGTCTCCTCTCAGGATCAGAGTCCATTTAATAATGATAATATTAGATGGAACAATACTATTGTTAATTCAAATAATAATATCAACGGTAGTAATAAGGCAGTGGCAGGAGACCTGGTTTTAGGTAAAACAGGAAATGGAATTATCGAAGTAAAGGATTCATCCGAGTTAGATGTAAGTCATGATTTAATTGTTTCGACAGGAGTTGATGGAGCCCCAAATACGAAAGCTTCCACTATAGATATAGATAGCAAAAGCAATGTTACTGTCAATGGTGATATGTTGGGAGGTGTATCTGCCTCTGGCAAGTTATCCCTGACAATGAAGACAGCATCCAATATGAATGTAATGGGTAATGTAAGTGTGGGGACAGGGAACAAATCAGATATATCTGTTGCTATGTCTGATAAAAGCGTTATGCATGTTGGAAATAATTTCGATATTGCAACAGGAGCCAGTTCAAGGGCAATGGTGACTATAGATAACTCAGAACTATCTGTAGCCGGAAGCAGTAGTATCGGTGGTGGGGATGGCTCAAGGACATCAGCCAGTCTGATTAATGGAGCAACTATTAGTGGCTCCGGGGATATAAAAATCGCAGAGGGAAATAACACCCATGTAGAGATGACAATAAATAATTCATCGCTAACTACAAAGGGGGCATTATCTATTGGTTCAGGAAACAACTCTGAAGTCAATATGACCGGTGAAGGGGCGCTCGTCACCAGTCGAGGACAATTGCTTGTAGCAAAAGGCGATGGTGCACATGCAACACTGGATTACACGAGCTCGGAGTTGACTACGGGCAGTGCAGTGATAGCCAGTGGTAATAATGCCACTGCAGAGCTGAAACTGAAGCAGAGTTCTTTCAGCAGTAGTGGTGCTATGGATATCGGACAGGGAACAAAGACAACAACGGCACTTACCCTGAGCGGCAAGTCACAGGTGAATGCCCAGGGTGCCATGTCTGTTGCAAAAGGCGAAGAGACTAAAGCCAATGTGGACATGAGTGGAGGCTCTGCATTATCAGCAGGGAGCCTGTCAATAGGTGAAGGTAAGGCCTCAGAATCAACACTGTATGGGAATGATGCAACACTCACAACGCAGAAAGAGTTTGTGGTTGCAAAAGGCGATGGTGCACGTGCAACACTGGATTACACGAGCTCGGAGTTGACTACGGGCAGTGCAGTGATAGCCAGTGGTAATAATGCCACTGCAGAGCTGAAACTGAAGCAGAGTTCTTTCAGCAGTAGTGGTGCTATGGATATCGGACAGGGAACAAAGACAACAACGGCACTTACCCTGAGCGGCAAGTCACAGGTGAATGCCCAGGGTGCCATGTCTGTTGCAAAAGGCGAAGAGACTAAAGCCAATGTGGACATGAGTGGAGGCTCTGCATTATCAGCAGGGAGCCTGTCAATAGGTGAAGGTAAGGCTTCAGAGTCAATACTGCATGGAACAGATGTAACACTCACAACGCAGAAAGAGTTTGTGGTTGCAAAAGGCGATGGTGCACGTGCAACACTGGATTACACGAGCTCGGAGTTGACTACGGGCAGTGCAGTGATAGCCAGTGGTAATAATGCCACTGCAGAGCTGAAACTGAAGCAGAGTTCTTTCAGCAGTAGTGGTGCTATGGATATCGGACAGGGAACAAAGACAACAACGGCACTTACCCTGAGCGGCAAGTCACAGGTGAATGCCCAGGGTGCCATGTCTGTTGCAAAAGGCGAAGAGACTAAAGCCAATGTGGACATGAGTGGAGGCTCTGCATTATCAGCAGGGAGCCTGTCAATAGGTGAAGGTAAGGCTTCAGAGTCAATACTGCATGGAACAGATGTAACACTTACAGCGCAGAAAGAGTTTGTGGTTGCAAAAGGCGATGGTGCACGTGCAACACTGGATTACACGAGCTCGGAGTTGACTACGGGCAGTGCAGTGATAGCCAGTGGTAATAATGCCACTGCAGAGCTGAAACTGAAGCAGAGTTCTTTCAGCAGTAGTGGTGCTATGGATATCGGACAGGGAACAAAGACAACAACGGCACTTACCCTGAGCGGCAAGTCACAGGTGAATGCCCAGGGTGCCATGTCTGTTGCAAAAGGCGAAGAGACTAAAGCCAATGTGGACATGAGTGGAGGCTCTGCATTATCAGCAGGGAGCCTGTCAATAGGTGAAGGTAAGGCTTCAGAGTCAATACTGCATGGAACAGATGTAACACTTACAGCGCAGAAAGAGTTTGTGGTTGCAAAAGGCGATGGTGCACGTGCAACACTGGATTACACGAGCTCGGAGTTGACTACGGGCAGTGCAGTGATAGCCAGTGGTAATAATGCCACTGCCGATGTGAAACTGGAGCAGAGTTCTTTCACCAGTAATGGCGATATGACTATTGGGCAGGGAACAGGCTCATCAGCCACAATGGAAAGTAACAACACGCTTATTTCTGCACAAGGAAGTTATTTTGCTGCTCAGGGAAATAACGCCACAGCATCTCTTAAGTATAATAACACTGATATCACGGTGGGTGGTGCAGTTCTTGGTGCAGGTAAAGGCGCAAAAGCAACACTGGATTTTAATAACAGTCGTCTGGTGTCTTCAGGCGGTGTGGTTATTGGTGATGGTCAGAATGCCGTTGCAGAGTTGAGTCTTTCTGATGGTTCTGTATTTAAAGGGGAGCGTATCAACATTGGTAATGGTGCTTCTTCTCAGAATACAATCACTGTAACGGGAGGTTCTGTATTTGATTTCGGGGGCTCACAGAATTCGGCGATTGGCGAAGGAGAGAGCAGTCATTCAGTTGTTACAGTTAATAATGGTTACCTCTACGGCGATGGTTCCCTGACGCTTGCAAAAGGTAAGAACAGCTCTGCGGAGTTAAACCTGCAGGATAATGCTGTGTCAAATGCCAATAATATTTCTCTTGCCACTGAATCTGGCAGCAGAGCTATTGTGAATATCAGTAACGCAAACTCCAGGCAGTTCAACCCTGTCTCCATGGGGGCAGGCGATGGTTATGCAGAGGTGAATTTTGATGGTGTTAATGGCTATACACTCTCAACTAATTTCATTTGTATGGATTCCGGTTCATGTGCAGACACTGTCATAAATGTAAATAGAGGGACAGTTTCTCTGTCAGGAACAAATGACTGGAAAGGGCAGATAAATGTTTATGACGGAACCCGACTGGATGCAAGGGGAAATGATGCCGTTGATGGTATACTGAATGTCAGCAGAGAAGCGCAGGTTCACTTTAACGGATACTCGCAGCATATGACAGGGATAGATAATAAAGGGATGATTTATCTTTCTGACGGAAGTGCTTCATCAGATGTGTTTCTGGATAAAGATTATGTTGCACATGATGGTTCCGGTGTACAGTTCGGGATTTTCGGGCATAAAGAGTCGGATGTGATGCATGTTAATGGTGATACATCCGGGAGTTCAGGTATAGTTGTCACGACAAACAGTAAAAATAAAATAAAGAAAGGTGGTGACATTCTTCTTGTTGAGGTTAACGGGGACTCATCAGGTAGTTTTTACCTTAACTCACTTATTAAGAATGGTAAAGAGTATAAGGTGACAGGTGACTACATTGATGTGGGGGCCTGGGAGTATGCGCTGAACAAGAAAAGGAAGAACTGGTATCTGAGTGTGGATATGCGTCCTGAGCCAGGTGCGTTTATAAACAATAGTAAAAGTATGTTAGATATGTTTGCTCTACAACGGTATGACATCCCCGGACAACATCGTTATCCTACGTTGTTTGAAAACTTGTATAATAATGGAATGTGGATTCAATTTAACAACAATTCAGGTAGTAATAGTGAGGTGTATGATAATCTCAAGACCAGTTATAGTTTAAATACTATGATGATTGGAGGAGATATATACAATTGGACTGATGGATATAACTATTCCCAGATTGGAGTAATGGGTGGGATAGGGAGTGCTGCGAACAAAACAACGTCAACAAATAATAAAAAAGCTAACGGTAATGTAGACGGTTATACTCTCGGTCTTTATCATGTATTTCAACAAAATATCAGTGATGGACTAAATGATTCAGAGCGTCAGGGGCTGTGGACCTATTCGTCTATACAATACATGGATTATAGTAACAGTGTCAGTTCAACAAATAATTTCAAGGCTGATTATGGTGTAAACGGTTTTCGACTGACAGGTGAAGTTGGTTATCTAAAAAATATAGGTGGAATACAACCAAGCAATTTCTACGTTGAGCCAAAATTGTATCTGTCACATACTGAGTTATCCGGAGGTGTAGTTGAAGATCTTCAAGGAGGGAAGATAACTTATCCTAACACTTTAACTCATATTGAGCCAGGAGTCTTTTTCTCTTATCGGAAAACTCATGAATCGACATCAAATGATGAGGCAATGTTTAAAGATTATATAAAACAATCAGTAGTTGATGCATGGTTTGGTGGGGGGTATTCATTTAAAACAGGTAACTATAGTCGAACTAACTTTGATTCAGATATGGTTGAATATAAAATATCGGATAGTTTCATTCTTAAGAGCGGTGTTGAGTTTGAGTTTTTGAAGGATGCACGTCTTTTATTATCATCCTCATACTCAATAAATAATGATCGCAACTTGAGTTTTATTCTCGGGGGCAATTATTATTTTTAA
- a CDS encoding RepB family plasmid replication initiator protein: MDKSSGELVTLTPNNNNTVQPVALMRLGVFVPTLKSLKNSKKNTLSRTDATEELTRLSLARAEGFDKVEITGPRLDMDNDFKTWVGIIHSFARHNVIGDKVELPFVEFAKLCGIPSSQSSRRLRERISPSLKRIAGTVISFSRTDEKHTREYITHLVQSAYYDTERDIVQLQADPRLFELYQFDRKVLLQLKAINALKRRESAQALYTFIESLPRDPAPISLARLRARLNLKSPVFSQNQTVRRAMEQLREIGYLDYTEIQRGRTKLFCIHYRRPRLKAPNDESKENPLPPSPAEKVSPEMAEKLALLEKLGITLDDLEKLFKSR; encoded by the coding sequence GTGGATAAGTCGTCCGGTGAGCTGGTGACACTGACACCAAACAATAACAACACCGTACAACCTGTGGCGCTGATGCGTCTGGGCGTCTTTGTACCGACCCTTAAGTCACTGAAGAACAGTAAAAAAAATACTCTGTCACGCACCGATGCCACGGAAGAACTGACGCGTCTTTCCCTGGCCCGTGCAGAAGGATTCGATAAGGTTGAGATCACCGGCCCCCGGCTGGATATGGATAACGATTTCAAGACCTGGGTGGGGATCATTCATTCCTTTGCCCGCCATAACGTGATTGGTGACAAAGTTGAACTGCCTTTTGTCGAGTTTGCAAAACTGTGTGGTATACCCTCAAGCCAGTCATCACGCAGGCTGCGTGAGCGCATCAGCCCTTCCCTGAAACGCATTGCCGGTACCGTGATCTCCTTTTCCCGCACCGATGAGAAGCACACCCGGGAATACATCACCCATCTGGTACAGTCAGCCTACTACGATACTGAGCGGGATATTGTTCAGTTACAGGCTGATCCCCGCCTGTTTGAACTGTACCAGTTTGACAGAAAAGTCCTTCTCCAGCTTAAGGCGATTAATGCCCTGAAGCGACGGGAGTCCGCCCAGGCACTCTACACCTTTATAGAGAGCCTGCCCCGGGATCCGGCACCGATATCGCTGGCGCGGCTGCGTGCACGCCTCAATCTGAAGTCTCCTGTATTTTCCCAGAACCAGACGGTCAGACGGGCAATGGAGCAGCTGCGCGAGATTGGATATCTTGATTACACGGAGATCCAGCGGGGGCGGACAAAACTCTTCTGCATTCACTACCGGCGTCCCCGGTTAAAAGCACCGAATGATGAGAGTAAGGAAAATCCGTTGCCACCTTCACCTGCGGAAAAAGTCAGTCCGGAGATGGCGGAGAAGCTTGCCCTGCTTGAGAAACTGGGCATCACGCTGGATGACCTGGAAAAACTCTTCAAATCCCGCTGA
- a CDS encoding tyrosine-type recombinase/integrase, with amino-acid sequence MNNVIPLQNSPERVSLLPIAPGVDFATALSLRRMATSTGATPAYLLAPEVSALLFYMPDQRHHMLFATLWNTGMRIGEARMLTPESFDLDGVRPFVRILSEKVRARRGRPPKDEVRLVPLTDISYVRQMESWMITTRPRRREPLWAVTDETMRNWLKQAVRRAEADGVHFSIPVTPHTFRHSYIMHMLYHRQPRKVIQALAGHRDPRSMEVYTRVFALDMAATLAVPFTGDGRDAAEILRTLPPLK; translated from the coding sequence ATGAACAATGTCATTCCCCTGCAGAATTCACCAGAACGCGTCTCCCTGTTACCCATTGCGCCGGGGGTGGATTTTGCAACAGCGCTCTCCCTGAGAAGAATGGCCACTTCCACGGGGGCCACACCGGCCTACCTGCTGGCCCCGGAAGTGAGTGCCCTTCTTTTCTATATGCCGGATCAGCGTCACCATATGCTGTTCGCCACCCTCTGGAATACCGGAATGCGTATTGGCGAAGCCCGGATGCTGACGCCGGAATCATTTGATCTGGATGGTGTAAGACCGTTTGTGCGGATCCTGTCCGAAAAAGTGCGTGCGCGACGCGGACGCCCGCCAAAAGATGAAGTGCGCCTGGTTCCGTTGACAGATATAAGCTATGTCAGGCAGATGGAAAGCTGGATGATCACCACCCGGCCCCGTCGTCGTGAACCATTATGGGCCGTGACCGATGAAACCATGCGCAACTGGCTGAAGCAGGCTGTCAGACGGGCCGAAGCTGACGGGGTACACTTTTCGATTCCGGTCACACCACACACCTTCCGGCACAGCTATATCATGCACATGCTCTATCACCGCCAGCCCCGGAAAGTCATCCAGGCACTGGCTGGTCACAGGGATCCACGTTCGATGGAGGTTTATACCAGAGTGTTTGCACTGGATATGGCTGCCACGCTGGCAGTGCCTTTCACAGGTGACGGTCGGGATGCTGCGGAGATCCTGCGTACACTGCCTCCCCTGAAGTAA